TGAGTCGTTATTGGGCGTTACGCCGAAATACAGTGCCCCGCGCAGGAAATGGTCCAAACTATCGGTCACGTAAAACTGCAGGGCAGAGGCAGCCTCATTGCCCTTGATTTCGTATAGCACGCCGTAAACCTTCCGCTGATCGTCATGAATCAGCTCCTCACTGATGGCCGTGGCCTTGGGGATATGCTTCTGGGCAAAACTTCGGGCATCTTCAAAATATTGCACAAGATCTGCACGGTTACCGACCTGCTTATAGCTGATATGAACCGTTCCCCTGAAATCGGGAAACTCAAGATTTCCCCAGTAAGGCTCCGATGAAGAACGCTGATCGGGAACGAATGTACCATAAACCGGGTATTCAAATGAATAGGGGAAGGTGCTGTCGAACCGTACATATTCCTTTTCAGGAAAGTCTATGCGGAAGAAACCACGCGGCTTTGGGCTATAACTTCCCTGGCAGGCAAACAAAAACAGCAAGGGAAGGATCAACAAGATTTTTTTCATAGAATTGAGGTTATTCGCGGCTTTCAGGCAGAATGGCCACTTTAATGCGTTTAATCCGGCGGTTATCCACCCCTTCCACCAGAAACTCAAAGTTACGAAAATGGACCTTTTCGCCCTTAAAAGGCAACTCCTGTTTAATCTCAAGAAGCAAACCGGCCAGTGTGTCGGCCTCCCCTTTCACCTCGGCAAAGATATCGTAATTGGCCCCGGTGATCTTACAAAAGTCTTTCAGCAAGGTTCTCCCTTCAAAGACATAGGTGTTGGAATCGAGTTTCGAATAGATACCTTCATCAATATCAAACTCATCATTGATCTCTCCGACTATTTCTTCCAGGATGTCTTCAAGGGTTACGATGCCTGAGGTCCCGCCATATTCGTCGACCACCACCGCCATGTGGATCTTTTTTTCCTGGAACTCCCGCAACAGGTCGCTGATCTTTTTACTCTCGGGCACGAAGAAACAGGGGCGCACCAGTTTGGTCCAGTCAAATTCATCGCCTTTCTCAAGATACGGCAACAAGTCCTTGATATAAAGGATACCTTCCACATTGTCAAAACTATCGCGATAAACCGGGATACGGCTGTAACCCGCATCCAGAATAACGGGGAGCAGTTGAGAGAATGTTAGTGTAACCTCCACAGCCACCACGTCCAAACGTGAGCGCATGATCTCGCGCGCGTCAATATTTCCAAAACTCACAATGCCACGAAGGATCTTTTTATCCTCCTCGCTGGTGGTATTGTCGGCTGTGATCTCCAGGGCGTGCGACAGGTCGTCCATGCTGATATTTGACCGTTTTTTGCCCAGTCGTTCATCAATAAGGCGGGTCGAACGCACCAGCAGGGAACTCAGGGGCCAGAAGATCTTCCGTACAAAGATCAACGGGGTAGACATAAAAGAGGCAAACTTCACCGGATGTTGCCCGGAATAAACCTTTGGCATCACCTCCCCAAAAAGCAGGAGGATAAAGGTTATCAGGATGACCTGCACCAGGAAACCAAGAACGGGACTCGCTTCAAAACTGAAAAGCTCCCGGAAAACCATGGTTGAGATCAGAATAATGGCAATATTGATCACATTGTTAGCAATCAGGATGGTGGCCAGCAAGCGCTTGGGCTTCTCCAGCAAGGTGATGATGTTATTACAGGCGGCGGTCTTTTTTTTCCGGATATCTTTAACATGGCTGTGGGTCAACGAAAAGAAAGCCACCTCAGAACCGGAGACCATTGCCGAAAAGATCAGCAAAACAATGATGGCGGCTATGCCCAGGATCGCATTGGCCGGGATGGTATCAATAAATAAAAGCAGAGGCGGGATACAGCAAGAATAAGGGTCAGGTGAATCTTCCAAGGTTGTTCAAAAACTTTGTTTCAGTGCAAAATTAATACATTTTTTCGCATCCTTTCCAAATTTATTAACCCACTGTATCTCAGGCATAGTCGGTAAGGGCTTGAAACCCGCGGGCTGAACCTGATTTTGACTAAATTTGCACAAACCAATTCAGCTACTCTGCAAGCCTTTACCACCTTGAAAACACGCGTATTTTTGAAGTCCGGCACAGGTATTTTTCTGCTGGCCTGCTTTCTGTTCTTTTCTAAACCATTGCTTGCAGAGCCCTATTCGATCACTGGACGGGTGGTTGACCGGGAAACCTACGAACCCCTGGCTTTTGTCAACATCATCATTGAAGGCACCCGCAATGGTGGGGTCACTGATATCGACGGGTTTTTCAGCCTGACTCACGACAGTCCCATTGAAAGGATCATCCTTTCCTACGTAGGGTATCATCAGCAGGTCTTTGTGGTGGACTCCACCCGGGAACTACAGTGGGTGGAGATGCAACGTAAGGCCATTGAGCTGACCGTGGTGGATGTATACCCCGGAGAAAACCCTGCTCACCGCATCATTGAAAATGCCATCCTTTTCCGCCAGCGCAACAACCCCGAGAAACTGGGCTCATTTTCCTATGAGTCGTACAACAAGTTTATCTTCACCGGTGAATTCGATGCTGAGCAAACGGTAACAACGAATCCTGCCCTGGCCGATTCTGTTTCCGGGAGGCTTGAACGCTATCTTGACGAGCGTCACCTGATGATCATGGAAACCGTAACTGAAAGGCGTTTCCGCTACCCAAACCGCAACAACGAAACAGTGATCGCTTCCCGTATATCGGGTTTCGAAAACCCGGTGCTGGCGCTGATGGCCACCCAATTCCAGTCTTTCTCATTCTATGAAAATTACATCACCATTTCCGGCAAAGACTACCTGAGTCCCCTCAGCCCCGGAAGCACCAACCGCTATTTCTTTTTGCTGGAAGACACCACCTATACCGCTGCCGATACTGTGTTCATCATCTCGTACCGGCCTGGCAGAGGCAGAAATTTTGAAGGGCTGAGCGGGGTGCTTTACATCAACACCAACGGCTGGGCCGTGCAGAATGTCATCGCTGAGCCCGCCAGCCAAGCAGAGAACTCCAGGGTCAGGATCCAGCAGATGTACGAACTGATTGACGGCCGGCAATGGTTCCCCACACAGCTCAATACCGATGTGGAGATCGTTAACGTACCCAACATCAACCACTTTAAATTGCTCGGGCTGGGGCGCACCTACCTGCGCAACATCGTCCTCGAGCCGCCCCTGCGACGAAGGGATTTCTCATCCTTTGCCGTTGAATTCTCTCCTTCCACCATCGTCCGGGACCCGGAGTTCTGGAAAGCCTACCGCACCGACAGTCTCAGCCTGCTCGAGGAAAACACCTATCAATACCTCGACAGCATCGGGAGCGTACAAAACCTTGACCGCCGCCTCGACCGCCTTGAGGCCCTCTTTGGGGGGGCCATCCGCACCGGCCTGATCGACATCGAGGTGAAACACCTGCTGGGCTACAACGACCAGGAGGGCTGGCGACCAGGTTTCGGATTTCGCACCAACAACAACCTTTCCAGGCATTTTGCCCTGCACGGAAATATCGGTTATGGGCTCAAGAGTGAAACTTTTCGCTATGGTTATGGGGGGGAGGTGTTGCTTGACCGCCTGTCGGACCTGCGCATGGGCTATGATTTTTACTGGGATTTCATTGAGCGTGGAGGCTCACGCTTTCTGGAAAGCACCTCCCTGCTCAACCCCTATTCGATTCGGTCCTATTTTCTGCGCGATATGGATATGCTCCGGCGCCACCGTCTTTGGGTTGGATGGAGAACCCTCCGCAACAAACTCACCCTGCGCGCATATGCCTCTGATGAAGATCAGATAACCAATCCGGCCTACCATTTTGCCCCGCAGGAACTCAGTGAAGGACTACCGGCCAACCGTTTTCGCTTTTTTGAAACAGGGCTGATGATGCGCCTGGCATTGGGCGAGCAGTATGTGCTTACCCCTACCCGCATCATGGCCTTCGGCACCAATCTCCCTATCGCCTTAATTAACCTCTCACGGGGATGGGACCAGGTTTACAAAGGCCGTTTCGACTATTGGCGCGCAGAATTGAAACTAGAAAAACGTTTTCATATCAAACTGGCAGGCTCACAGCAATGGGTGCTTGAGGCCGGCTATGTCGACGGGCAGGTGCCATGGCCTAAACTATTTACCGGCAAAGCCAGCTACCGCCGCTTTGCCGTAACCGCCCCACAGAGTTTTGCCACCATGCGGATGTCCGAATTTGTTTCCGACCGTTATGTGAACCTGTTCTTCTACCACAATTTTGAGACCCTGCTCATAAACAGGCCCAAATTTGCGCCAGGCATTGTGTTGCTGACCAATATTGGTTTTGGTTCCCTTCAGCACCCTGAATGGCAAAAGGGCTATGAGATCAGAACCATGGAAAAAGGCTATTTCGAATCTGGGCTGGCCCTTACTGATCTTATCGGTTCAGGCTTCACCAGCCTCGGCCTTGAATTTATGTACCGTTACGGGCCTTATGCCTTCCCAAAGTTTAAGGACAACTTTTCACTGCGATTGAGCTACTCCATTATGTTCCGCTAAAAGGAGCATGGGGCTAGGGGCATGGAGACAGGGGCGGGGGCCAAAGGGGCATGGAGAAGAATATTGCTGATCAGGGTGCTCAGAAATAATTTCCACAACAACTTGACAACCCGACACCCATGACAACAACGACAACACTTATCATTTTTCATTTTCTTCTGTCAGCCACTCAGCATACGAAGTAGCCGTTTCGTGAAGGCGAAGGGAATGCAGGCTGACATGAGCAGGCAGCAAGGCTTTGAGCCGTGCGGCAAAGTCGATGATCATATTTTCGCAGGTGGGTTGATAGGGCAAAGCCACCACGCGGCCAAACATCTGGCTGGCTTCGGCCAGATCTTTGTGCGGGGTATTGGCATTCACCATAAGGGAATGGTCCAGCTGGCCAATGATGGCATCCTTGACAATTTTCTTCAGCTGGGAAAAGTCCATGACCATCCCGAATTTGGGGTCTTCGGGATCGCTGACCGGGCTTCCCTTGATGGTGACGTAAAGAATGTAACTATGGCCGTGAATATTCTTGCACAGCCCGTCGTAATTCCAGAGCGCGTGAGCTGCTTCAAAGCGAAACTCCTTAGTGATGCGTATAACAGATACTTTTCCCATGTAATATTCAGGTGCTGAAGGTTAAAGTTTAATGGTGTAGGTATAGGTTTGAGGCTTTTTTTCTTCTGCCTGTTTTTCGGCTGAAGGTTTATGGGTTTTAGGCTTTTCGGCGTAAACCATTTTCATCTTTGGGGCCTTGGTTTTCTTGGGCAGGCGGAAGGGAATCTTCATCCGGCTGTTGCTGGTAACCCTGACCCCGCGGTTCTTCACCCCCTCATATTGCAGCATGCCCACCAGGCGCAGGGCTTCCTCATCGCAGCCGTATCCGATGCCATGTTCCACCACCGCCTGAAACACTTCACCCTTGTCGTTGACCTTATACTTGACAACGACATCGCCTTCAATGCCCTTTTCCAGTGCTTCTTTCGGATACCGCTGGTTCTCCTTGAAAAATTGCCGCAACTTTTCCTTGCCTCCATCCAGGTGAGGTAACTTCAGGAATTTCTTTTTCGATTTTTCCATCCCATTAAAATTACAAAAAATAAAAACAGCAGAGCAGGCTCCCTTCAACGCCCCTCCCGATTATTCCTGTTGGATTGGTTGGGTCAGGTCAAAGGCAGCTTCAAAGCGAAGCACCCCATCGCGGGTGAGCTTATAGGTAAAGCTTGAAAAGTCCTCTGCAATCTCAACGATCCACTCATTGTTGCAGGCATAGGGAATTAACTGGCAGGTATAATCGTCGGCAGGGAAGTGCTGGACAAAAGCCGTCCCTTCCCGGGTGGCATACCCCCCGTAAAGGGTCACTTCATCGGGCGTTCCGTCCTCGTGCCGGTGATCGTGGCGGAAACGAAGCTTTCCCTCCTCCACCACGAACATCCAGGTGCGCGAATGGTCCTCCGACAGATGGAAGGGGATCAGGATCCTGTCGTCACCACACTCGGTCACATGCATCACAAAATCGAGATGGGCCCAACTTTCATTCTCTTCAATCATAAACACCTCACGACCGGCAAATGACTGCCCGCAAAGCTTGTAAAGATTATTGAAAAAGGCCTGCTGGTTGGCATCCTCAAGCAGGGCCAGAGGCAGAGTTTCTTCGGTTTCTTTTGTTTGTTGCCTCGGCCCGCAGGCTGCAAACCCAAACACAAGGATCAGGAAAAACAAGGAGTGTCTCTTCATTATTTTTGTTTTAAAAGGATAAATTAACAAACAGGTAATACGAATGCAACAGTTCTTTTTGCAAATATAGCAAATCGGCCCGGATGCCTTTCTGTTTTCACAACTAACAGTCAATGTTTGTATTACAAAATTTCACCAAGGTTCGGGAATTCTATTATTTTTGTACGCTAAACAACCAAACCATAACCATTATTTTATATGAAAAGAACCCAAATCCTTACTGTTATCCTGAGTTTAGTAATGCTTTTCGGCGCGGTACAATTGGCCAATGCCTGTACCAACGTGCTGGTATCGCGCGGTGCAAGTGCTGACGGCAGTGTCATGATCAGTTACCTGGCCGATTCGGGCGGTTTTATGGACCCCCTGTATTTCAGCCCGGCCAAAGATCACGCACCCGGCGATTCCATTGACATTTACGAATGGGATACCGGCGATTTCCTGGGAAGCATCCCCCAGGTGGCTCATACCTACCGCGTGATCGGCAATATGAACGAACACCAGGTGGCCATAGGCGAAACCACTTTTACCGGCCGCCGCGAACTGAGCACCCCCAACGGCATCCTCGACTACGGCAGCCTGATGTACCTGGCCCTGCAGCGTGCCTCTACTGCCCGCGAAGCCATTAAGATCATCACCGACCTGATCGACCAGTATGGCTACGCCAGCACCGGCGAATCGTTCTCGGTGGCCGACAAGGACGAGGTCTGGCTGTTTGAACTCATCGGCAAGGGCGAGCACGGCCAAGGCGCTGTATGGGTAGCTGCCCGCGTCCCCGATGGCTATGTCACAGCCCACGCCAACACCGCCCGCATCCGCCAGATCGATTTCAACGACACCGAAAACTGGATGTGGAGCGATGACGTTGTTGACTTTGCCCGCGAAATGGAATGGTTTGACGGTCGCGACCGCGACTTCAGCTTCGCCGACACCTATGCCCCTGCCAGCTGCTATTCCAGACTGCTTTGCGAAGGCCGTGTATGGAGTGTTTACCGCAGGGTAAGCCCATCGGCCAACTTCTCCGATGATTTCTGGCGCTGCGTTGAAGAGGCCGATCCCTATCCCCTCTTCATCAAGCCCGACAAAAAGATCAGCAACCAGGACATGATGGCCCTGGTGCGCGACCATTTCCAGGATACGCCCTACGACATGACCAAAGGCGCTGCGGCAGGCCCCCATGGATTGCCCTATCGCTGGCGCCCCCTGGGCTTCCAGCTCGAAGGCGATGACAAACAGTATGCCTACGAAAGGCCCATCTCACAGCAGCAAACCGCCTTCTCCTTCGTGGCCCAGTCGCGCAACTGGCTGCCGGATGAAATCGGTGGCATCTTCTGGTATGGCGTCGACGATACTTATTCAACCTGCTATATGCCCCTCTATATGGGAATGGAAAAAGCACCCGTAAGCCTCACCACCGGAACCATCAGGGAGTTT
The sequence above is a segment of the Bacteroides sp. genome. Coding sequences within it:
- the gldD gene encoding gliding motility lipoprotein GldD yields the protein MKKILLILPLLFLFACQGSYSPKPRGFFRIDFPEKEYVRFDSTFPYSFEYPVYGTFVPDQRSSSEPYWGNLEFPDFRGTVHISYKQVGNRADLVQYFEDARSFAQKHIPKATAISEELIHDDQRKVYGVLYEIKGNEAASALQFYVTDSLDHFLRGALYFGVTPNNDSLAPVIDFLEEDIRHLIGSLQWK
- a CDS encoding TonB family protein, with the translated sequence MEKSKKKFLKLPHLDGGKEKLRQFFKENQRYPKEALEKGIEGDVVVKYKVNDKGEVFQAVVEHGIGYGCDEEALRLVGMLQYEGVKNRGVRVTSNSRMKIPFRLPKKTKAPKMKMVYAEKPKTHKPSAEKQAEEKKPQTYTYTIKL
- a CDS encoding DUF5686 family protein yields the protein MKTRVFLKSGTGIFLLACFLFFSKPLLAEPYSITGRVVDRETYEPLAFVNIIIEGTRNGGVTDIDGFFSLTHDSPIERIILSYVGYHQQVFVVDSTRELQWVEMQRKAIELTVVDVYPGENPAHRIIENAILFRQRNNPEKLGSFSYESYNKFIFTGEFDAEQTVTTNPALADSVSGRLERYLDERHLMIMETVTERRFRYPNRNNETVIASRISGFENPVLALMATQFQSFSFYENYITISGKDYLSPLSPGSTNRYFFLLEDTTYTAADTVFIISYRPGRGRNFEGLSGVLYINTNGWAVQNVIAEPASQAENSRVRIQQMYELIDGRQWFPTQLNTDVEIVNVPNINHFKLLGLGRTYLRNIVLEPPLRRRDFSSFAVEFSPSTIVRDPEFWKAYRTDSLSLLEENTYQYLDSIGSVQNLDRRLDRLEALFGGAIRTGLIDIEVKHLLGYNDQEGWRPGFGFRTNNNLSRHFALHGNIGYGLKSETFRYGYGGEVLLDRLSDLRMGYDFYWDFIERGGSRFLESTSLLNPYSIRSYFLRDMDMLRRHRLWVGWRTLRNKLTLRAYASDEDQITNPAYHFAPQELSEGLPANRFRFFETGLMMRLALGEQYVLTPTRIMAFGTNLPIALINLSRGWDQVYKGRFDYWRAELKLEKRFHIKLAGSQQWVLEAGYVDGQVPWPKLFTGKASYRRFAVTAPQSFATMRMSEFVSDRYVNLFFYHNFETLLINRPKFAPGIVLLTNIGFGSLQHPEWQKGYEIRTMEKGYFESGLALTDLIGSGFTSLGLEFMYRYGPYAFPKFKDNFSLRLSYSIMFR
- a CDS encoding 6-carboxytetrahydropterin synthase → MGKVSVIRITKEFRFEAAHALWNYDGLCKNIHGHSYILYVTIKGSPVSDPEDPKFGMVMDFSQLKKIVKDAIIGQLDHSLMVNANTPHKDLAEASQMFGRVVALPYQPTCENMIIDFAARLKALLPAHVSLHSLRLHETATSYAEWLTEENEK
- the gldE gene encoding gliding motility-associated protein GldE, which produces MEDSPDPYSCCIPPLLLFIDTIPANAILGIAAIIVLLIFSAMVSGSEVAFFSLTHSHVKDIRKKKTAACNNIITLLEKPKRLLATILIANNVINIAIILISTMVFRELFSFEASPVLGFLVQVILITFILLLFGEVMPKVYSGQHPVKFASFMSTPLIFVRKIFWPLSSLLVRSTRLIDERLGKKRSNISMDDLSHALEITADNTTSEEDKKILRGIVSFGNIDAREIMRSRLDVVAVEVTLTFSQLLPVILDAGYSRIPVYRDSFDNVEGILYIKDLLPYLEKGDEFDWTKLVRPCFFVPESKKISDLLREFQEKKIHMAVVVDEYGGTSGIVTLEDILEEIVGEINDEFDIDEGIYSKLDSNTYVFEGRTLLKDFCKITGANYDIFAEVKGEADTLAGLLLEIKQELPFKGEKVHFRNFEFLVEGVDNRRIKRIKVAILPESRE
- a CDS encoding C69 family dipeptidase, encoding MKRTQILTVILSLVMLFGAVQLANACTNVLVSRGASADGSVMISYLADSGGFMDPLYFSPAKDHAPGDSIDIYEWDTGDFLGSIPQVAHTYRVIGNMNEHQVAIGETTFTGRRELSTPNGILDYGSLMYLALQRASTAREAIKIITDLIDQYGYASTGESFSVADKDEVWLFELIGKGEHGQGAVWVAARVPDGYVTAHANTARIRQIDFNDTENWMWSDDVVDFAREMEWFDGRDRDFSFADTYAPASCYSRLLCEGRVWSVYRRVSPSANFSDDFWRCVEEADPYPLFIKPDKKISNQDMMALVRDHFQDTPYDMTKGAAAGPHGLPYRWRPLGFQLEGDDKQYAYERPISQQQTAFSFVAQSRNWLPDEIGGIFWYGVDDTYSTCYMPLYMGMEKAPVSLTTGTIREFDWNSAFWVFNLVANYAYGLYEPIIGDIQKVQKTLEDRSVAMTKAVDQAAIFLGKDSPELLNSYLTDFSVSNAEYVVERWRELGHYIFAKYNDRYIHEYEDGKQSVRGVGYDEDFNRRAVEERPGYYEVRWRKPGEATK